Proteins encoded by one window of Lactobacillus sp. ESL0684:
- a CDS encoding sigma-70 family RNA polymerase sigma factor: MKISKAAFITAWENQKLVRGALKAVNVRLDYTNYDDLLQEGILVYAQMLSTSSKSRQEIDRLSFRKIMWHTLDLLRKDQRISEHQEELVSQENVQLTNWDNQLILAGEVVCMSQLEQLIFFDNLLGTQTVTSLAKQTGRTRVQVSRVKRKLLNRLRQVLTK; this comes from the coding sequence ATGAAGATTAGTAAAGCAGCATTTATCACTGCATGGGAAAACCAAAAATTAGTTAGGGGCGCATTAAAAGCAGTCAATGTCAGATTGGACTATACTAACTATGATGACCTATTGCAAGAAGGAATTTTAGTTTATGCCCAGATGTTAAGTACAAGTTCAAAATCGCGTCAAGAAATTGACCGACTCAGTTTCCGCAAAATCATGTGGCACACATTGGACTTATTACGTAAAGACCAACGCATTAGTGAACATCAGGAAGAATTGGTGAGTCAGGAAAATGTGCAGCTAACAAATTGGGATAATCAATTGATATTAGCTGGAGAAGTAGTGTGTATGTCGCAATTAGAACAACTAATATTTTTTGATAACTTATTAGGAACACAAACGGTTACTAGCTTAGCTAAGCAGACTGGTAGAACACGCGTGCAGGTAAGCCGTGTTAAACGAAAATTATTGAATCGATTGCGTCAAGTGCTTACCAAATAA
- a CDS encoding type II toxin-antitoxin system RelB/DinJ family antitoxin, whose translation MMNKTLQARMDSQLMDKAEGILKDLGLNRSTALKMFYQQIVLNDGLPFEVKKPDKPNNATLQAMHEDLSKTKAYNDSKELWDELGI comes from the coding sequence ATGATGAATAAAACTTTGCAAGCACGTATGGATAGCCAATTAATGGATAAAGCAGAAGGAATTTTAAAGGACTTGGGTCTTAATCGATCTACAGCCTTAAAGATGTTTTATCAGCAAATTGTATTGAATGATGGACTTCCATTTGAAGTTAAAAAACCAGACAAGCCTAATAATGCAACCTTACAAGCAATGCATGAGGATTTATCTAAGACTAAAGCCTATAACGATTCCAAAGAGTTATGGGATGAATTAGGAATTTAA